The genome window AATCGGCACTACACCTCATATACTGGATGAAATGCACCCCGCTTTCATAAAGCCGTTCAACATCATTCCTGTCCGTGAGAACAACGGCGATCCTTCTCCACAGTTCCATCTCATATTTCTGAAAGCAGGGTTCACTATCAATAAGAACCTGTTCAACCGCTTGAATATCCTCCACCGCATCTATTCGCCTCAGCAGGCTGATATAATATTCAAAATAATTCAGCATCTCTGCCGGCGGCGTGACTATCATTTTCTGGAAGCCTTTATTAGCCGGCCAATCATCCAGCGCAAGCGACAGAAAATTCCCAAATCCCAAAATAGAATTGGATCTTGCCAGTTTTGTAAACCGACCGATATCTCTGGCATTTACAGTATATGTCACTATGAACTCTTTAATAATATCCGGAAACACCGGCTCAATGATCCATGCATGATCCGGAAGTGCCGCCACATGCCAAATCCTGTTTTCCCGTACTCTGTCAAGCTCCGCAACCTCCTCGGCCTTTGCCGCACCTGCCCCTACCTTCATCTGCAAATACACTTCCTGCGGATCGGCGTGCAGTTTAACATACGGTGTGAAATAAGCAAACCTTTCAACCTCATCAAGGGTTCTGATCACATTGATATCTTCCTCATCTATCGCCCCGTTCTCCGGATTAAAAAATGCCTCGGCAATCGTATCTTTGCCGGTATCTTCTACAAGCTCATCCATGGAAACGAACAAATCAGAAAATACATTGTCAGCTCCCGGTTTTCCGCTTTCATCATCAAAAAATTGTGTTAATCTCCTGCAGTCTTCTTCCAGATAATTTTCTCCATAAACATCCGCAAGATTAAACCGTTCAATCGCACACGCCATCGCCAAAAGCCGCATGTAAGAATCCACCATAGCCCCATCGCCAAGGATCTTCCTCCATCGCCCCATTTCCCGATGCAGGTATTCGCCCAGCAGTTCTTCAGCCGACGACAAAGAGAGCTCTCCTTCCTTACTCAGCCACACCTCAATGAAGATGCTCAGATACAGTGGTCTGTAACAAGCAGGCTCTACGGATGTTCTGAAAGCTTTCTCTATTTCGCCACTTGCGCTTTGAATATTTGCTTTACAGGTTTCAATAAAATCATTTGATTCTACAAGCGGCAGATACGCAGAAAGATAATTTTCTACATACCTGATCTCATGATCAACAGATAACGCTTCTACCATCAACGCCTTATCGTACACTGCGCTATCAAACAACAGTCTATCTTCCGCATAGAATGCTCTTTTTATTATTGTCAGCCAATCAGAATCCTTCGCTCTTTGCTCTCTTTCGACAAACAGGATACGCAATTTGTACGAAAATGTGCTGAAAATCTCCCGAAAAGCCGCTATCATCTCTGCGCATTCATGTTCTTTTCCAAGGACATAGTCAAATACGATTATAGTATCCGTGAACGGCTTAAAATTCCTGGCTTCTTCCGGGTTCTTCCGGGCGAAGAAACCAAACCAATTGGCTGGTGCATTCCGCAGCCATTCCAGAATAAGCCTGCTTTTTCCAATTCCCCCGTCACCAAGAACCGTCCACCAGGAAAAACAAACATCCTGCTCCAAGAAATCGTTTAACTTCCGTAATTCTTCCTCTCTCCCAACAAACCTATTAAATTCATTTGAAAAATGCAAACGTCCAAACGCAGATGTAACTGTCGGAATATTCTGATAAGGGTTTACTGCCATAATACTTCTCAGCTTTGTTCTTTTGCGCAGGCGCAAAGCCGATAATTCGGCAAGAAATATCGGAAGGTCTCCATAGTCATCCCCATAAAAGACCGATACCGCATTTGCAGGCAACGCCGGCGCCAAATCGCCGTTTTTTAACAGACAGAAATAAGGAATATCCGTCACGCCCAGCTTCTCTGCCACAAAAGACAGAAATCCTGATAGATTCGGATCTTCCATCGTCCCGCCGCACCCAACAATGATTAACGGATGTGTGCTGAGCAGATTTTGAATAAATTGAGCCCCTGCATTGGCAAGAATGCCCTTATACTGCGGATCATCAGCAACGATATCATCGACTCCATGAAGTTTATCATACACACCATGGAGATGAATAACCTTGTTATCCGCATCTCCCCGGATAATCGAGAGAATTTCTGCCGGTACGGAATAGGAAACAGGACTTGCATGCAGGCTTTCCTCAATCTGTAAATCATAGTTCGTAGTTGCAATCAGGTCGCCTGCTCTCCATATTCTACAGAGAGCGGCTTTAAAATCTGGCTCTATCGGATGGAGAGAACCAATCGTTTTGTCCATGAAGGCAGTATAACAATTCGAAAGCTTCAACTTCTCTAATAGAAATGTTACAGCATCAATCAGTTCTCCCGCAGACCAGGAGCCGATACGACGTTCCAATTCCTTCCGGTCATCAGGGTTAAGGCTGTTTTTCCCCGCCATAATCCAGTTCGACCAGCTTAATCCGTGACCGCCGAGGGACATGGACGCTCCTGCTCCGAACAGATATACAATTTTCTGATTACTTTCTAAGATAGATAGTAGCTGTGGATAATCTGCTATATGAGTTATAGCCATCTTTTTCATCGCCTTTCTACTGTGAAGCTTTATAGCATGAATGCGGAGATTGTCACTAAAGCAATCGTTTCCCTATGGTTACTCTTTTCAGTTTTCTTATTTCATATTCTTCAGGCAGAAATTCAGAGACTTTATATGGATAATCTTGATGTCAGGTAAAATACCGTCAAGAAGGATCTCCAGTGTAATTGCATAGGAAACCGACTTTTTACCGTCTTTGCCTATAAAGATTTTCAGCTCCAAGCCTTTCAGCCGGAACTTGATTTTTGAAAAATCTATAATCCCACTGGAAGCATCATTCCCCGAGATGTACACATCGTTTTTTATCGCTTGCAATACCTGTCTCTCATCGAGCTGCTGTTCTTCAACAAGCTCATTAAAATCTGCGGTCATTGCAGAAAGCGTAATACTCTCTGCCGATTCAACTGCATCTGACGAAAACAGGATTGTCATACCCTCATCCGAAACCATATACTCAGCAGTCAAATCAGCACCCATAAACTCAAATTCTAAACTCACAGACATCTGCGGTGCATGAATAGTATTCATATTTTTACTTCAACCTCCAGTCGTTTAAATACAACGATTACGTAAAATACTGCCAATCTGTTCTGAGTCGACCTGGCCGCCTGTTATAATTGTCAGGAACAGATTCCCAATACAAGTCATTTTCACAGATCCGCTTTCATTTTGACTTGTGAACAAGACCGATGCATTTGCAAATACACCGTCAGGTTCAGTAAGTTTCAGGTCACTCGAGGAAATACTACTCAGCATTTGAAGCATTACCTCATGAGCCATACCTGGTTCACTGCACGGAACAACAATCAGTTCAATGGTATTTTCAGGAATGTCATCATGAATGTATCTGTTATGATAGGAACCGGCTATACCTAAATATGCACTTGTTTCTATCAGCTTATATTCATCAAATTGAATCATTGAATCTGGCTTATAAAAAGCAGATTGACCACATGCTTCAGCAGAAGCCCATTTATCATATTTGTAATAATCCCTTATTTCCTGAGATACACTTATCTGTCTGTTGGCATTGCTCTTAAAATACGGATTATACACATTAGCTCTCATATTGCAGATACCTATTCCATCCTTCCTGTTTGCCGCCAGGTGTTCTCTGTATGAATTTTCGGGAGCTGCCGGCATTGGCAGCGGCGGGATAGCAGATAGCGTTGAAAATGGCACATTAACAGGAAGAAACGGTACTCTTTGAGCATCATCGGCATTATCCCATGGCGTATCCCTGTTATCATATTCCAGACACGCATCATAAACCATTAAATCTTTGTCACTTGGTTTAGAGATTTTATAATCGAAGTTGGCGGCAACCGCATGAAACCTAAAACCACCCTTAAATGGTAAGCCCCAGCTTCCGGTACCGATTGCAATTACTTTGTTAAGCTTAAATCCTACGCCGCCTTTTCCTTCCATTCGTCTGACTCTAAGCGTGCAGCCCCATAAATTACTAAATATTGCTACCATGCATGCACAATCTGAACAATTGATTTTAACAGGAACAGATAGAGTTCCTGAATTCTGTAAATCATTTAAAAGCCTGTTATAATCAACTCCTGCCGCACCAGAAACATACCTTGGTGCGCCGCGCATGGTTTCATAGGAAAAAACATCATGCATTGAATTTATCTTAGACGTAATTCGTCCGGCAATCTCTTCGCATGTACTTGCTCCTTTGACCCAAGGATAGGAAAGCTCAATAAACGGAATGCAGGGCAATGTACTGCCAATCCAAGGCACATCGGGCAGTCTGGGGATGACATAAACTGTATTTTGGGATACGGCAAGCCGTATCCAATCGTCTTTATTTTCCAATTTTACCTGCCACTCCAGAACAAGCTGAAATGAATTAACCGCCGACCTGATTGTGTGTGCGGGAAAATCAACTGAGAGAAACTGCGTTTCCTGTTTATATCCATTCAATTTTATAGACACTTCATTGCTGTTTCCAAGGCTTTCGTCACCTGCAGTTCTATCTATAGCCCTGACAAATGCCTTGCCGACATAATCGCTTTGTATATTCAGCTTTATCTTTACAGTAATTTTCTTTACCGTTGGATTATTAGCAGTATTATTATATATGTCTGTTATGCAATACAACAATGGATAAGCGATATTTCTTCGTTTTCTCCATTCTGCTTCAGCCAAATCGGACAAATCGGAGTCGCTGCACATAATTGAGCCGACTGTATTGGAGGTTGAATGAAAGGTAATCTCTTCAAGTGCAAACGGAGTACTTGAATGTTTTGCAAGATGAAGTGCGACAGTAACCGCAAGCGAGGCAATTTCTGCCAGTAAGCTCACAACGCCGCCTAAAGCTCTGGCAATCAAAATAATACCGATTTTGATGACTGTAAATAAGTTCACAGAAAACATAACGCGCAAAAGCGCTTTAAGCACATTTTGATGATACAGTTCCAGAATAAAGTCGATACATTTGGCTGCTACATTTTTCTCTGTCGCGCCCATGAATATTGATCCCAGGCTCGGTATATTCACAATATTCTGACGAATATAACCAACGATTGCCTGTCCGGAAGCGGGACTTAATCCGAACAGGATAAAACAAATGCCTCCAACAACAATGATGATAAGCTCAGTCATCCAAAGAATGTATTCACTATCCGGATCGTCATCATTTTTCACCATATCTGAAACTATATAGGATTCTTTTGCCAGATGAATAACAAAATATATTTTTTCGTCCTTCTCAAAATGATCGACTGCAAAGAAATGTTCCGGTACGGCTTCAATCACCGTACCATTGACCTTCTGATGCTGCTCCAGATACTTCTGAATCGCAATTGTACGAAGTTCATTGGGAATCTCCATATCGGTATACGGATTTTCCGAAGCAGAATCATCCATGCCTCCCTCATGCTCACCTTTTTGCGTAGCTTCCGGCTCTGTCATGCCAAGATAAACTCCGCGCATTCGACCGGCAGGAATAAAATCGATCAGATCAACAAAGCTGTTCTGGAAGAAAAATGCATCTTTCGGATTATTTCCATCCGAAGCAGTGTCCGGAAGCTTTTTGGAAAATTCAATTAATTCATCCTCTGAAAGTGCCTTGTCCCAGATATCAATCCTTGAAATTGCTCCCTCAAACACATCGGTACCGTTTTCCGTACCACCGTTTACCTTAGAGCCTATATAACATATCGGATCATCAAGTTCTGAAGGAATGGGCAAAAGCCCGGATTTTAAAAGCGCAAGGCTATTATCAATATATATCCTACATGTAGCTTTCTCAAATACTGCCGCAACGTTTACCCACTGTTTTTGAGGAATTGGCGTAGTACTTTTCAGAAAGTTTGATTCATATGTAAACATTCCATGCCGCAGACACAAATAAAATTCAGCGTCTCCCTTATCGTTCAATTCACGTTCGACAGTGAAAAGCACGCCGGTATCATTTCCGATATTTGTGTTATGAAGAATGGTACAGCAGCCGGTAGAATCAGAGGCATCCAGATAGATCCACGCCTGAATCGTATAAGGTACATTAATATTGCCGCCGGGATTTGCTTTACTGCCGCTTTCAATTTTTAGATACCCCTGATTTTTAAACATAGCAGCTGTAGCTGTCTTTACAATATCCGCCAGACCGTCATAATTAATTTTCAGGTTATTTACATGCTCAATTGCAGGATTTGAAGTGAAATCATAATATGCGGCAGCATTCTTAACACTGAACATATAATTCTTTAAATCATCAGGCGTTAAAGCTGAAGAATAAAGTACGGCGTTTCTGATATATCCATTCAGGTTCCGACCAATAATCAGATTCCCGGATAAAGATACCGTATTTCCGTTCCCACTAACAAATGTCAAAAACTCACCATCACAGTAAAACCGATAACCTAATATATCAAAAACAATTGCAATATAATGCCACTCTTCGCTCGTAACAACATTCTTCGATGTCGCTATAACATTTCCGTTCAGTCGAATCAAAAGCTGCTGATCGTCCACACCAAAAGTAAAATCGTCTCCCTGAGAAATTACTTCCTTCATCCCGGCATAGTCCTTCATGTATATCCACGCTGCAATGGAATATGCAGAATCACCAGCAAAAGATATTCCTGCAGGCATATCCGAAAACGCATTGCTTGGACCTGCAGTTCTCATCTGAAAAGAATAATAAGGATAATTCATAATAGTCCTCCTTGTCAAACAAATCTTGCAGCACAGATTCTTGGCAAAACAAGTCTGCCATATGCGCTGCTGCTGTCAAAAACAGATATCT of Roseburia hominis contains these proteins:
- a CDS encoding SIR2 family protein — translated: MAITHIADYPQLLSILESNQKIVYLFGAGASMSLGGHGLSWSNWIMAGKNSLNPDDRKELERRIGSWSAGELIDAVTFLLEKLKLSNCYTAFMDKTIGSLHPIEPDFKAALCRIWRAGDLIATTNYDLQIEESLHASPVSYSVPAEILSIIRGDADNKVIHLHGVYDKLHGVDDIVADDPQYKGILANAGAQFIQNLLSTHPLIIVGCGGTMEDPNLSGFLSFVAEKLGVTDIPYFCLLKNGDLAPALPANAVSVFYGDDYGDLPIFLAELSALRLRKRTKLRSIMAVNPYQNIPTVTSAFGRLHFSNEFNRFVGREEELRKLNDFLEQDVCFSWWTVLGDGGIGKSRLILEWLRNAPANWFGFFARKNPEEARNFKPFTDTIIVFDYVLGKEHECAEMIAAFREIFSTFSYKLRILFVEREQRAKDSDWLTIIKRAFYAEDRLLFDSAVYDKALMVEALSVDHEIRYVENYLSAYLPLVESNDFIETCKANIQSASGEIEKAFRTSVEPACYRPLYLSIFIEVWLSKEGELSLSSAEELLGEYLHREMGRWRKILGDGAMVDSYMRLLAMACAIERFNLADVYGENYLEEDCRRLTQFFDDESGKPGADNVFSDLFVSMDELVEDTGKDTIAEAFFNPENGAIDEEDINVIRTLDEVERFAYFTPYVKLHADPQEVYLQMKVGAGAAKAEEVAELDRVRENRIWHVAALPDHAWIIEPVFPDIIKEFIVTYTVNARDIGRFTKLARSNSILGFGNFLSLALDDWPANKGFQKMIVTPPAEMLNYFEYYISLLRRIDAVEDIQAVEQVLIDSEPCFQKYEMELWRRIAVVLTDRNDVERLYESGVHFIQYMRCSADFVPIRDEAVDVIEAYCIGIHNASQVQKYADFLQKIETAVEILPENQRLGYILCQNYSLLSHLKLYHNKKANVGAEWDKVLHYIEQYGWQDDMCRTGMEAAYDYLGTLIGGSVERIRNLEEQLTRLYERNGLQEVAEVAALCAINSYAISYKKGKLLAEEYDKIRKYFSEFPDSMRIRSAYVAVSNYAFAKTSDYRNVPDKLLAQAKEWSLQYPGEIEFQEGYFGLLMSRLEYAQSHDMRNEQRRTFKEMEAVAQRADYSSYNEENQLIESVQMLRKIYGYR
- a CDS encoding LamG-like jellyroll fold domain-containing protein is translated as MNYPYYSFQMRTAGPSNAFSDMPAGISFAGDSAYSIAAWIYMKDYAGMKEVISQGDDFTFGVDDQQLLIRLNGNVIATSKNVVTSEEWHYIAIVFDILGYRFYCDGEFLTFVSGNGNTVSLSGNLIIGRNLNGYIRNAVLYSSALTPDDLKNYMFSVKNAAAYYDFTSNPAIEHVNNLKINYDGLADIVKTATAAMFKNQGYLKIESGSKANPGGNINVPYTIQAWIYLDASDSTGCCTILHNTNIGNDTGVLFTVERELNDKGDAEFYLCLRHGMFTYESNFLKSTTPIPQKQWVNVAAVFEKATCRIYIDNSLALLKSGLLPIPSELDDPICYIGSKVNGGTENGTDVFEGAISRIDIWDKALSEDELIEFSKKLPDTASDGNNPKDAFFFQNSFVDLIDFIPAGRMRGVYLGMTEPEATQKGEHEGGMDDSASENPYTDMEIPNELRTIAIQKYLEQHQKVNGTVIEAVPEHFFAVDHFEKDEKIYFVIHLAKESYIVSDMVKNDDDPDSEYILWMTELIIIVVGGICFILFGLSPASGQAIVGYIRQNIVNIPSLGSIFMGATEKNVAAKCIDFILELYHQNVLKALLRVMFSVNLFTVIKIGIILIARALGGVVSLLAEIASLAVTVALHLAKHSSTPFALEEITFHSTSNTVGSIMCSDSDLSDLAEAEWRKRRNIAYPLLYCITDIYNNTANNPTVKKITVKIKLNIQSDYVGKAFVRAIDRTAGDESLGNSNEVSIKLNGYKQETQFLSVDFPAHTIRSAVNSFQLVLEWQVKLENKDDWIRLAVSQNTVYVIPRLPDVPWIGSTLPCIPFIELSYPWVKGASTCEEIAGRITSKINSMHDVFSYETMRGAPRYVSGAAGVDYNRLLNDLQNSGTLSVPVKINCSDCACMVAIFSNLWGCTLRVRRMEGKGGVGFKLNKVIAIGTGSWGLPFKGGFRFHAVAANFDYKISKPSDKDLMVYDACLEYDNRDTPWDNADDAQRVPFLPVNVPFSTLSAIPPLPMPAAPENSYREHLAANRKDGIGICNMRANVYNPYFKSNANRQISVSQEIRDYYKYDKWASAEACGQSAFYKPDSMIQFDEYKLIETSAYLGIAGSYHNRYIHDDIPENTIELIVVPCSEPGMAHEVMLQMLSSISSSDLKLTEPDGVFANASVLFTSQNESGSVKMTCIGNLFLTIITGGQVDSEQIGSILRNRCI